In a single window of the Leptospira sanjuanensis genome:
- a CDS encoding cytochrome c oxidase subunit 3 family protein: protein MSTAKHAEFHHAHHFDSAEHQYDASKQGIWLFLVTEILMFGALFVGYTIYHSLYPEVFHAGSHHLSVPMGAFNTVVLLFSSFTMALGIHYVQVDKKKEAIIALAITVLCALTFMVVKYFEYSAKIHHGLLPGKYFTNTEMPDVKNLAMFFGFYFVMTGIHGSHVLIGAGLIVWVMIKVIKGEVNSSYYTPVEGVGLFWHVVDLIWIYLFPLLYLVG from the coding sequence ATGAGTACCGCTAAGCACGCGGAATTCCATCATGCTCATCACTTTGATAGTGCTGAGCATCAGTACGACGCTTCTAAACAAGGAATCTGGTTATTCCTTGTTACGGAAATTCTAATGTTCGGCGCCCTTTTCGTGGGTTACACCATTTATCATTCCTTGTATCCGGAAGTGTTCCACGCAGGAAGCCATCACTTGTCCGTTCCGATGGGAGCATTCAACACTGTGGTTCTTCTTTTCAGCTCGTTTACGATGGCGCTCGGGATTCATTACGTTCAAGTGGATAAAAAGAAAGAAGCGATCATCGCACTTGCGATAACCGTTCTTTGCGCTCTGACGTTTATGGTTGTGAAGTATTTCGAATATTCCGCGAAGATCCATCACGGACTTCTTCCTGGAAAATATTTCACGAATACGGAAATGCCGGACGTCAAAAACTTGGCGATGTTTTTCGGTTTTTACTTCGTAATGACCGGGATTCATGGATCCCACGTTTTGATCGGAGCCGGATTGATCGTTTGGGTGATGATTAAGGTGATCAAAGGAGAAGTGAATTCTTCCTACTACACACCGGTAGAAGGCGTTGGTCTTTTCTGGCACGTAGTCGACTTGATCTGGATCTATCTCTTCCCGCTTCTTTATTTGGTGGGTTAA